One window of Micromonas commoda chromosome 1, complete sequence genomic DNA carries:
- a CDS encoding bromodomain-containing protein (Predicted bromodomain-containing protein. ChromDB. ChromDB ID: GTE20104): protein MYNKNRLIRMYQRFGAQLQVNTMMKDLLGVVEADCLEPTHNKQTFNTTDIAYSKCQKYIEKCMNDYYFGVQNVRLAGIGTGMKRALSARRKTQNGAKKHEKMKPANKRRKQTALRDGDEEESRHGRGFDVDTQRIVSSSTPNKSLDPFPKILRKLMNNRLSWPFNEPVDAEYWGVQDYYEVIKTPMDFGTIATKYDIGDYNTENSGHGALKFVTDVRQVFYNAWTYNQPGHQVYQYAQILARIFETELSKSVGIDDKWGLLSGSTMGMTLGNQEKIDKENADMNSVKIAEEKGFADGSLNKNEDMRRGEIKTAQDDVRSQEYILNRDAIKFMAETCAARAVAEANEARDNALAKLQEERVAREAFEAELEAQTRTLFQTARHEEQARYHRFEVERETLMTCLSDSNNMKKLLQDRIETLEAEIVMLKNKSRSH from the coding sequence ATGTACAATAAAAATCGACTAATCCGAATGTATCAGCGCTTTGGTGCTCAATTACAGGTAAACACCATGATGAAGGACCTGCTGGGAGTTGTGGAGGCAGATTGCTTGGAGCCCACACACAATAAACAGACATTCAACACAACGGATATTGCCTACTCAAAATGCCAGAAATACATCGAAAAATGTATGAACGACTATTATTTCGGGGTGCAAAATGTGAGGCTCGCTGGAATTGGCACAGGTATGAAACGAGCTCTTTCCGCAAGAAGAAAAACGCAGAATGGTGCAAAGAAACATGAAAAGATGAAGCCCGCTAACAAAAGGAGGAAACAAACTGCTCTGAGAGACGGAGATGAGGAGGAATCGCGTCACGGACGCGGCTTTGATGTGGATACACAGCGCATTGTCTCTTCGTCAACACCTAACAAGTCGCTTGATCCATTCCCGAAGATTCTACGAAAACTGATGAACAACAGGTTGAGTTGGCCTTTCAATGAGCCAGTGGACGCGGAGTATTGGGGCGTGCAGGACTACTATGAGGTTATCAAGACTCCTATGGACTTTGGAACTATTGCTACCAAATATGATATTGGTGATTACAACACTGAAAACTCTGGGCACGGCGCCTTAAAATTTGTCACAGATGTTCGACAGGTCTTTTACAACGCCTGGACGTACAATCAACCCGGACATCAGGTGTACCAGTATGCGCAGATCCTGGCGCGAATCTTTGAGACTGAGTTATCTAAATCAGTTGGCATCGACGATAAGTGGGGCTTACTTTCAGGATCAACCATGGGAATGACATTAGGAAATCAAGAGAAGATTGACAAAGAAAATGCAGATATGAACTCAGTGAAAATTGCCGAAGAGAAGGGATTCGCTGATGGCTCGTTGAACAAGAATGAAGACATGAGGAGGGGCGAGATAAAAACAGCCCAAGACGACGTTCGGAGTCAAGAATATATTTTGAACCGGGATGCGATCAAATTTATGGCAGAAACTTGTGCCGCACGAGCAGTGGCTGAGGCGAACGAGGCTCGCGATAATGCTCTCGCAAAGTTGCAGGAAGAACGGGTGGCGAGGGAAGCATTTGAGGCTGAACTTGAAGCTCAGACACGAACGCTCTTTCAGACAGCTCGGCATGAGGAGCAAGCGCGATATCATAGGTTTGAGGTCGAAAGGGAAACACTCATGACATGTCTATCTGACAGCAACAACATGAAAAAACTATTGCAAGACAGGATCGAGACCTTGGAAGCCGAGATCGTGATGCTGAAGAACAAAAGTCGATCTCATTGA
- a CDS encoding predicted protein, which translates to MVTARVLQKSSPGPPSAEKPTRAFRAEDDIMVENESESLPRIEAFATRPVTTRSGFLDTPSSDSKSEFAYTGGTLERVVFITPAFISILMISFVTLWGARLSRALTVTFICCYISYGWVKGIHSALFALFVGIPRCHAYKKANWRELAKRAEHQSPILQRTFGPHGPMFKLRKSDSQPGNDASDGRKVKEGLTARFDSIVHVCVIPTYKEPLGTLRKTIDTLRSQTCAREKLIVCIATESRDRDAPEKVRALLAEFGDSLLGFFYTSHVLNPGEAVGKSSNTAWAVRCVKHQLVDVWGFDLEDVLLTICDADTYFDPQFMDCLAYHHVQDPTPYNTTYQGAECFFPNIWAVPIIVRIKALIDSVGFLGQLSSPFSHPFPFAIYSQSLRTAVDCGYWDVDIIPEDWHHFLKCWFRRNGNFRVVPIFLFMGNDAIEDDNWLAANRARYTQAKRHAWGAIDLAYIVCQYVSRRHNIPFHKVYKLFVHAAEHHISWTLYWITVMLGSLVSTLVNPELDTFPFGIGLRKLAVLCFLPMTFATTMFMIGDFYIRLFLVNDRSHFEANAAPMWWQALSQIQWLLMPVADLFFGSLAGLDAQLHMAFQPTMKYEVSTKVAKVLK; encoded by the coding sequence ATGGTCACAGCCAGGGTGTTACAGAAATCCTCACCGGGTCCACCCAGTGCGGAAAAGCCAACACGCGCATTTAGAGCTGAGGACGACATAATGGTTGAGAATGAATCCGAGTCGCTCCCCCGCATTGAAGCTTTCGCGACTCGTCCAGTAACGACTCGCTCTGGCTTCCTCGATACGCCGAGTTCGGACTCGAAATCCGAATTTGCGTACACGGGCGGAACACTCGAGCGCGTGGTGTTCATCACACCGGCTTTCATCTCAATTTTGATGATTTCATTCGTAACCCTCTGGGGAGCACGTTTATCACGTGCGTTGACGGTAACTTTCATCTGCTGCTACATTTCCTACGGGTGGGTGAAAGGTATCCACTCCGCCCTTTTCGCGCTCTTCGTTGGTATTCCTCGCTGTCACGCCTATAAGAAAGCTAACTGGCGCGAGCTTGCTAAAAGGGCAGAGCATCAGAGCCCAATTTTGCAAAGAACTTTTGGACCGCACGGTCCCATGTTCAAGCTCAGAAAATCGGACTCGCAACCTGGCAATGATGCCTCTGATGGACGAAAAGTAAAGGAAGGACTTACTGCTCGATTTGACTCGATTGTTCACGTGTGTGTAATTCCAACTTACAAAGAGCCCCTTGGTACTCTTCGAAAGACGATCGACACCCTCAGGAGTCAGACCTGCGCGAGAGAAAAATTAATCGTTTGCATTGCTACCGAAAGTCGTGACCGAGATGCTCCCGAAAAGGTGCGCGCGCTCTTGGCTGAGTTTGGTGACAGCCTTCTTGGTTTCTTTTACACAAGTCATGTGCTCAATCCTGGCGAGGCAGTCGGCAAGTCATCCAATACAGCATGGGCCGTGCGCTGTGTGAAGCACCAGTTAGTAGATGTCTGGGGCTTCGATCTGGAGGATGTTCTCTTAACGATATGCGACGCTGATACATACTTTGATCCACAATTTATGGACTGCCTAGCATATCACCACGTGCAGGATCCAACTCCATACAATACCACATACCAAGGTGCTGAATGTTTCTTTCCGAATATCTGGGCCGTTCCGATAATAGTTCGCATCAAAGCTCTGATTGACTCCGTCGGATTTCTTGGACAACTTTCGAGTCCATTCAGTCACCCGTTCCCGTTTGCAATATACAGCCAATCGCTGCGCACAGCTGTTGACTGTGGTTATTGGGATGTTGACATTATTCCTGAGGACTGGCATCACTTTCTGAAGTGTTGGTTCCGAAGAAACGGAAATTTTCGTGTAGTCCCAATATTTCTATTCATGGGAAACGATGCTATAGAAGATGATAATTGGCTCGCGGCAAACAGGGCAAGATACACGCAGGCAAAGCGGCACGCTTGGGGCGCAATTGACCTTGCGTACATTGTATGCCAATATGTAAGCCGCCGGCACAATATTCCATTTCACAAGGTTTACAAGCTGTTTGTACACGCTGCCGAACATCACATCAGCTGGACACTTTACTGGATCACAGTCATGCTTGGCTCACTTGTAAGCACGCTGGTGAATCCCGAATTGGATACGTTCCCTTTCGGAATCGGTTTGCGCAAACTTGCGGTTTTGTGTTTTCTTCCGATGACGTTCGCGACCACCATGTTCATGATAGGGGACTTTTACATTCGATTGTTTTTGGTCAACGATCGCAGCCATTTTGAAGCAAATGCGGCACCGATGTGGTGGCAAGCCCTTTCTCAGATTCAATGGCTGCTGATGCCTGTTGCTGATCTTTTCTTTGGTTCACTCGCTGGCCTTGACGCACAGTTGCATATGGCGTTCCAACCAACGATGAAATATGAGGTCTCCACTAAAGTTGCCAAGGTGTTGAAGTAG
- a CDS encoding predicted protein — protein MQLIYLPQSLDARSSYGVRAFRSHFARPVVFVPRRPRLPLLSVKAAKDPSGPKVAIAGISGAVGQEFIRVLTERNFPYSEIKMLASSRSAGKEVEFDGETYVIEELTEDSFDGVDISLFSAGGSISKKFAPIAAAKGCFVVDNSSAFRMADGVPLVIPEVNPEAMADYKLGKKKGGIIANPNCSTIIALMAVTPIHRAVGVKRMIASTYQAASGAGALAMAELEQQTRDVLNNDPVTMNIFSWQYAFNLFSHNSPMTENGYNEEEMKMVKETAKIWGTDAVSIAATCIRVPVMRAHAESINLTLCSELDEQDAKAILSKAPGISIIDDRANNRFPTPLDASNKDDVFVGRIRQDISQPGKSGLEIFVCGDQIKKGAALNAVQIAELIL, from the exons ATGCAGCTCATTTATCTACCTCAATCACTCGATGCACGCAGCTCTTATGGCGTGCGTGCATTTCGATCCCATTTCGCCCGTCCTGTTGTCTTTgtgccccgccgcccccgtcttCCACTGTTATCAGTAAAGGCAGCGAAGGACCCAAGCGGCCCGAAGGTCGCGATCGCGGGTATTTCAGGTGCAGTTGGCCAAGAATTCATCCGG GTGCTTACCGAACGCAATTTTCCATACAGTGAGATAAAAATGCTTGCCTCGTCAAG ATCTGCCGGTAAAGAGGTTGAATTTGATGGTGAAACTTACGTAATCGAAGAGCTAACAGAAGACTCCTTTGATGGCGTTGATATTTCTCTTTTTTCTGCGGGTGGATCTATTTCCAAAAAATTCGCACCTATCGCCGCTGCTAAGGGTTGTTTCGTGGTGGATAACTCTTCTGCTTTTCGGATGGCTGATGGTGTGCCCCTGGTAATCCCAGAAGTCAACCCTGAGGCAATGGCAGACTACAAACTTGGGAAAAAGAAAGGCGGTATTATAGCAAATCCGAACTGCTCAACTATAATCGCTCTAATGGCTGTGACTCCAATCCATCGCGCCGTAGGGGTGAAACGTATGATTGCATCAACATATCAAGCTGCATCGGGCGCTGGTGCTCTCGCTATGGCCGAGCTTGAGCAGCAAACCCGTGACGTGCTGAACAATGATCCCGTCACGATGAATATATTTTCATGGCAATACGCATTCAATTTGTTCTCACACAATTCTCCGATGACTGAAAACGGCTATAACGAAGAGGAAATGAAAATGGTGAAAGAAACTGCGAAGATTTGGGGCACTGATGCCGTTTCTATTGCAGCTACATGTATTCGCGTCCCTGTAATGCGGGCGCATGCTGAAAGCATTAATCTTACCCTCTGCTCTGAACTCGATGAACAAGATGCAAAGGCTATCCTAAGCAAAGCTCCAGGTATCAGCATAATCGATGACCGCGCGAATAATCGTTTCCCTACCCCTCTCGACGCATCGAACAAAGATGATGTCTTTGTTGGTCGGATTCGTCAAGACATCTCACAGCCAGGTAAGTCCGGGCTAGAGATCTTTGTCTGTGGTGATCAGATAAAGAaaggcgccgcgctcaacgcTGTGCAAATAGCTGAACTTATCCTATGA
- a CDS encoding predicted protein, which produces MVDGKALRRFCMMATVGFPQIQSQTPTESYRKRISSCICDSRSGRKNVNPGDVLVRRFHLEDSSRRLRGSVRGRHLVARRSGYPANSTGGSDVDNELSSIKNLGLQEIGVDVDGLSSDVGIVDSTETLSLHREFSIPGSVRVTDGRCGIPKVNLTHPGGSFCDVYLRGGNILSWVLANGGEVFYTPDGTDLASDALSDWGTSLCFPQYGGEHQLAGTPPGKKLLPTDGLTKTANWTIAQTGLYEDTEGEYPYVIIETADSEATRAVWNNGFHIVMEIALHHSALDISLTVKNTGDRRLKYSFALKNHIAVADIEDPSANYVGFNDCLYIDSKLHESKSRVRFSKQLNKQGPLHLKKAIDRVYFQTQNDTGVDTGTGCTVYVRNLCSAEEDGFLDRAIFNPWKEQDPVNYRWYAGLAIGAIGEPIKVDAGMTRTHQTRIEVHDVSSIVPVTERMNAYNNYSVLNMASHKSNSPDDNLPHDFQ; this is translated from the exons ATGGTTGACGGAAAAGCACTGCGCCGATTCTGCATGATGGCGACTGTTGGCTTCCCCCAGATTCAATCTCAAACGCCGACCGAGTCCTACCGCAAACGCATCAGTAGCTGCATATGTGATTCAAGATCTGGTCGTAAAAATGTCAACCCGGGCGATGTCCTGGTTCGACGGTTCCATCTTGAAGACTCGTCCCGCCGCCTTAGAGGCAGTGTTCGTGGCAGACATCTGGTCGCGCGACGTTCTGGATATCCTGCGAACAGTACTGGTGGATCCGATGTGGACAACGAGTTATCATCAATTAAAAATCTTGGCTTACAAGAGATTGGCGTGGATGTCGACGGATTGAGCAG TGATGTCGGAATTGTCGATAGCACAGAAACATTGTCGCTTCACCGGGAATTTTCCATCCCGGGATCTGTTCGTGTGACGGACGGCCGCTGCGGAATTCCAAAAGTCAACCTCACCCACCCTGGTGGTAGCTTTTGCGACGTTTATCTGCGTGGAGGCAATATTCTTTCTTGGGTACTCGCAAatggcggcgaggttttCTATACCCCCGACGGCACAGATTTGGCTTCAGACGCATTGAGTGATTGGGGCACCTCACTTTGTTTTCCACAATATGGTGGAGAACACCAGCTAGCTGGTACTCCACCAGGCAAAAAACTTTTACCGACCGATGGACTTACCAAAACTGCGAACTGGACTATCGCGCAGACGGGGCTATATGAAGATACCGAGGGAGAGTATCCATACGTCATCATCGAAACTGCTGACTCAGAGGCCACGCGCGCAGTTTGGAATAACGGCTTTCACATTGTCATGGAAATTGCGTTGCACCACTCTGCGTTGGATATCTCTCTGACTGTGAAGAATACCGGAGACCGTCGTCTCAAATACTCTTTTGCCCTGAAAAATCACATAGCAGTTGCCGATATCGAAGATCCTTCTGCAAATTATGTTGGTTTCAATGATTGTCTATACATCGACAGCAAACTCCACGAGTCGAAATCGCGAGTACGGTTCTCTAAACAGCTAAACAAGCAGGGCCCGCTCCACCTGAAAAAGGCTATAGATAGAGTTTATTTTCAAACTCAAAACGATACCGGAGTTGATACCGGCACAGGTTGCACTGTGTACGTTCGTAATCTGTGTTCGGCTGAAGAAGATGGGTTTCTGGATCGAGCGATATTTAATCCATGGAAAGAGCAGGATCCTGTCAACTATCGCTGGTATGCGGGGCTTGCAATCGGGGCAATCGGCGAGCCCATTAAAGTTGATGCAGGAATGACGCGCACTCATCAGACGCGAATCGAAGTGCATGACGTTTCGAGCATCGTGCCTGTAACAGAAAGGATGAACGCTTACAATAATTACTCTGTGTTAAATATGGCATCTCACAAAAGTAACAGTCCTGATGATAACCTTCCACACGATTTTCAATGA